The DNA window GGATGTGGACAAAGAGGAAACATGATTTCGGTTCACATGTATTTTCAGCATCATTACCGAATCCCAGCTCGTATGGTGAATCATGGGAAGAGCAAGCTTTTGCCGAAGATGCAGCTGGAGGGCTCGGAGGTTGCACATGGCCTCCAAGATCTTACACTTGTAGTTTTTGCAGGAGAGAATTCAAGTCAGCTCAGGCTCTAGGGGGTCACATGAATGTCCACCGCAGAGATAGGGCTAGGTTAAAGCAGTCTCCAACTCCACATATGGAAGTTCTTTCCCGCAATCACCAGATTCTGAACCCCTGTGCATCTTTGGATTCACCTCAGATATGTACTTTCTTGTACAGCCATGATTCTAATGACTCTGATCATCGAGTTGTTCTTGCATCACCTTCATCGCCTATTAGGgtttcatcatcttcaccaccgCCAAAGATCATGGATTGTGAAGAAAAGATATTGGGCGCCCCTCAATTCTTTTCTACTATCGTCGATGAAAGTTACCAAAAGAGTAACCTGTCGTCTCCTCAATCCTGGTCAAACTTGGTTGCAGACAAATATTTCCATGTCCCAGATTCGAAGAATGGAGACAAGGGTTCCAAAACGGTTAAGTCAAATGGTAGGGCTAATGGAGAACATGTCAAAGCCGATTTGTCTGCGAGCTTGAATTTGCTACTTTGTCGAACCCGTTCAAATACATCTGATGACGCTGAAAACTTTCACACCTATAAGAGACGGAAAATGGATGAAACTTCAGTCACTTTGTTGCCAACATCAACT is part of the Coffea eugenioides isolate CCC68of chromosome 6, Ceug_1.0, whole genome shotgun sequence genome and encodes:
- the LOC113772963 gene encoding zinc finger protein 10-like, which codes for MPEAGRFELGSYIFLMEQARYWMWTKRKHDFGSHVFSASLPNPSSYGESWEEQAFAEDAAGGLGGCTWPPRSYTCSFCRREFKSAQALGGHMNVHRRDRARLKQSPTPHMEVLSRNHQILNPCASLDSPQICTFLYSHDSNDSDHRVVLASPSSPIRVSSSSPPPKIMDCEEKILGAPQFFSTIVDESYQKSNLSSPQSWSNLVADKYFHVPDSKNGDKGSKTVKSNGRANGEHVKADLSASLNLLLCRTRSNTSDDAENFHTYKRRKMDETSVTLLPTSTLADKKCLLQSNLPPKMSPNSIDELDLELRLGDPPKCLNSSAITMLIPVKGHRYAYTYLRNRQISYLQVD